A single Deinococcus radiopugnans ATCC 19172 DNA region contains:
- a CDS encoding App1 family protein: MNPVKTAFKLALPVLERAVLAADRAISGYVQPRRARGKLILQPYVGWGTPHSVELTGRVLLPRTLSPPDIGDRRWRNFVNSMRRLFSREVGGARVSGVLDGLSVSTVSDDDGYFTLTFTPLSPLPGGWHEAALSLEGREGRTRARVQVIHEARFGVISDLDDTVIQSDVTSLPRMLITALTGNARTRSPFPGVGALYRALAREAEGRNPVFYVSSSPWNFFDLLWQFLDYRRIPLGPMFLRSWGGGLLAGHGGHKHGVITRLFERFPDLKFVLIGDSGEQDTLIYSEVVRRYAGRVLAVYIRDLTGAFRDETVLKLRGELARAGVDLVLAADSLNAAGHAMAMGLITPGEYRSVLVSVTGPTER; the protein is encoded by the coding sequence GTGAACCCCGTCAAAACGGCTTTCAAGCTGGCGCTGCCCGTGCTGGAGCGCGCGGTTCTGGCCGCTGACCGGGCCATCAGCGGCTACGTGCAGCCGCGCCGGGCGCGGGGCAAGCTGATCTTGCAGCCCTACGTCGGCTGGGGCACCCCTCACAGCGTGGAGCTGACCGGCCGCGTGCTGCTGCCACGTACCCTGTCGCCGCCCGACATCGGGGACCGGCGCTGGCGTAATTTCGTGAACAGCATGCGCCGCCTGTTCTCCCGCGAGGTGGGCGGCGCGCGGGTCAGCGGCGTGCTGGACGGCCTGAGCGTGAGCACCGTCAGCGACGACGACGGCTACTTTACGCTGACCTTCACGCCCCTCAGCCCGCTGCCCGGCGGCTGGCACGAGGCGGCGCTGAGTCTGGAAGGCCGGGAAGGCCGGACCCGCGCCCGCGTGCAGGTCATCCACGAGGCCCGCTTCGGGGTGATCAGCGACCTCGACGACACCGTGATTCAGTCGGACGTGACCAGCCTGCCGCGCATGCTGATCACCGCCCTGACCGGCAACGCCCGCACCCGCTCGCCGTTTCCGGGGGTGGGGGCGCTGTACCGCGCGCTGGCCCGCGAGGCCGAGGGGCGCAATCCGGTCTTCTACGTGTCCAGCAGTCCCTGGAATTTCTTCGATCTGCTGTGGCAGTTTCTCGATTACCGCCGCATTCCGCTGGGACCGATGTTTCTGCGCAGCTGGGGGGGTGGCCTGCTGGCCGGGCACGGCGGCCACAAGCACGGCGTGATCACCCGCCTGTTCGAGCGCTTTCCGGACCTGAAGTTCGTGCTGATCGGCGACAGCGGCGAGCAGGACACCCTGATCTACTCGGAAGTGGTCCGCCGGTACGCAGGCCGCGTGCTGGCCGTGTATATCCGTGACCTGACCGGAGCGTTCCGGGACGAGACGGTCCTGAAGCTGCGCGGCGAACTGGCCCGCGCGGGCGTCGATCTGGTGCTGGCCGCCGACAGTCTGAACGCCGCCGGGCACGCCATGGCGATGGGGCTGATCACCCCCGGCGAGTACCGCAGCGTGCTGGTCAGCGTGACCGGCCCCACCGAACGCTGA
- a CDS encoding thymidylate synthase → MQPYLDLMRQILDHGAVKTDRTGTGTRSLFGAQLRFDLADGFPLVTTKKIHLKSVIHELLWFLSGSSNVGYLQDHGVRIWDEWADEAGELGPVYGVQWRSWPTAEGRHIDQIKQLVTQIKTNPDSRRLIVSAWNVGEIEEMALPPCHVLFQFYVADGRLSCQLYQRSADMFLGVPFNIASYALLTMMVAQVCGLQPGEFIWTGGDCHLYSNHLEQAREQLTREPRPLPTMHLNPDVKDLLDFRYEDFRLTGYEPHPHIKAAVAV, encoded by the coding sequence ATGCAGCCCTACCTCGACCTGATGCGCCAGATTCTGGACCACGGCGCGGTCAAAACCGACCGCACCGGCACCGGCACCCGCAGCCTTTTTGGCGCGCAGCTGCGCTTCGATCTGGCCGACGGTTTTCCGCTGGTCACGACCAAGAAGATTCACCTGAAGTCCGTCATCCACGAATTGCTATGGTTCCTGTCGGGCAGCAGCAACGTGGGGTATCTGCAGGACCACGGGGTGAGGATCTGGGACGAATGGGCGGACGAGGCGGGCGAACTCGGCCCGGTCTACGGGGTGCAGTGGCGCAGCTGGCCCACGGCGGAGGGGCGGCACATCGACCAGATCAAACAGCTGGTGACGCAGATCAAGACCAACCCCGATTCTCGCCGCCTGATCGTGTCGGCCTGGAACGTGGGCGAGATCGAGGAGATGGCCCTGCCGCCGTGCCACGTCCTGTTTCAGTTCTACGTGGCCGACGGGCGGCTGAGCTGTCAGCTGTACCAGCGCAGCGCCGATATGTTCCTGGGCGTGCCGTTCAACATCGCCTCCTACGCTCTGCTAACAATGATGGTGGCGCAGGTGTGCGGGCTGCAGCCGGGCGAGTTCATCTGGACCGGCGGCGACTGCCACCTGTACAGCAACCATCTGGAGCAGGCGCGCGAGCAGCTGACGCGCGAGCCCAGGCCGCTGCCCACCATGCACCTGAATCCGGACGTGAAAGACCTGCT